The genomic segment CTGAGCCTCCTGTTGAAAATGCTGGCATTGGATATAGAACAGCAGTGGGAACTGCAAGGGTCAAAATTGGAAGGTGGCTTCAGGAGCTTCAGAGACTTCGGCAAGCAAGGAAAGAAGGGGCTGATAGTATTGGATTAATCACTTCTGAGATGATTAAGGTAGCAGCTTTGAACATTCCTTTCATAGTTTGGTTTCTGActatttcaaaagaaaattagtaCTGAAAAACGTGGTTCCACTAGATTATCAAATACAACTTCCATTTTGATGTGCATGCAGTAATTTTACTATCATTGTAGCTTTACTGAAGCTAAATCTTAGGATGGgtaaatattgttaattatttgttttcttttcttttgctttggaTGTGTGCGCACATAGTTACTAGGAATGTGGTATTTAGTGTGCTAATTTTTGTGGTATCAAGATGATAGGCTTAATTGGTTCATTATTCTGTGTGGTGCTGTACATTTTATAGTTGTTATCGGGTTGAAATTAATTGGATTGATACTTCACTATTGTAGAAGctggtttgttttgttttgttctgaATTCCTTTTTATGTTCTTGTACAAGTACAACTTGTGCATTGAAGAATCCTATGCAAACAAAGTCAGGtttgaatataattcaaaatgcaaTAGAATATAGTAAAAAGTGAAGTAGAAGAgatttattttctctaattttctttgaaaattattctgACTTGAAGTTGCCCCCCcagttttaaattgttttaattgattTCATGCACTGTTTGGGATTCCCATTCTTGGGGACCAGAATCATGTTCCTCACCATCATAGGACACAAGAGAACCACGATCTGGAACGCATGATCCGGATCACAGGTCTGGGGGGTAGAAGGGAGCCCTGTAACTATGTGCGAGCAAGCTTTGATGAAGCTAAACCTTGGAATTGGCAGAAATTGTCAATTCTttgtttgcttttctttttcttcttcatatgcGCTTTGATGAAGCTAAACTTTGGAATAGGTAGAGATTGCCAActctttatttgtttttcctttttttgtttgtatattTGTGTGTTATGTGAAAACTGTTTGATTCTTTGAACTAATACCTTTTGAAATTGATTTGTGGATTAGTTTTTCGAGGGTAAAGACCCAGAAGTGCAGGCTTCTCGCCAAACTGGTCTACTTGATTTTATTGCTTCGGCCCTACCAGCTTCTCACACATCTAAACCTGAGGCCTGCCAGGTGACAATCTACCTTTTAAGACTCCTAAGGGTACTGCTATCAGTGCCCATGAATAGGAGTTATTTTCTTGCCCAAAATCTCTTGCCCCCGATTATCCCCATGCTGGCAGCAGCTCTTGAGAACTATATCAAGATTGCAGCATCATCAAATATCCCTGGTAGCTCCAACTTGCTACCAAGCAAAACCTCTGTTGAAAATTTAGAATCAATCTCTGAAGCACTTGATGGCTTTTTGTGGACTGTTGCATCAATTATTGGTCATGCAAGCTCTGATGAACGGCAAATCCAGATGCAGGATGGTTTACAAGAGCTTATACTTGCTTATCAAGTTATTCATCGGCTGCGAGATCTTTTTGCTCTTTATGACAGGCCACAGGTTGAAGGGTCACCATTCCCTTCATCCATTCTCTTGAGCATAAATCTGTTGGCAGTTTTAACATCCAGATCCAGAACAGGTTCTTCCATTGATTGGGAATCTTTTCCAATAGAAGTGGTACCGGAAAATATGACTTCAAAGCCTAAGATTGAAGAGGGTGCAGAGTTTGGATGTTCCTCAGTAATTAACTCAAATGGGGAAGATAGACCTCAACTATCTTCCCTAAATGGTGGCACAGCCGTACCTTTGCCAGATGTACCGGAAGATAGGCCATTAGATGAATCATGTATGGTAACAAGAAGCAATGTCTCAGTTGTGAATGCAAAAGATTCTGATAACCTGGAGGTTTTTAACACAAAGATGGATGCTACAGATATTTTGTTTAAGTCCCAGCATGTTTTGATAGACAATGCGGCAAACTCTTCTGTACTGCAGAAGGATGAGAAGAACTCTCTGAATGATGGTGCAGCacaaaagaatgaaaataaattaagcttGAAGGCACCAGTAACATTTCTACTTTCTGCCATATCTGAAACAGGCTTAGTTTGTCTTCCTTCTTTGTTGACAGCTGTGCTATTGCAGGCAAACAACAGATTGTCCTCTGATCAAGTAAGTGCTGTCAGTTACAAATATATCAGAACAGGACTATTAGGTTAATGTTTCCAATTTTAATGCACAATTCATGACAACTTCAGCATTTGTTTTATGTGAAATCCCCCAGACTAAACTTCCTTCAATACTGCATCTCTATAGACTCTAGTCTTGTTTCTCAAATTATCATCTCAACTATCTTCTGAAATTTTTGTGACATGTAATCATGGGGGATGGAGTCACCTTAGTTATGATGCTGTATCAATTGTATCTACTGTAAACTGTGAAGTTCTCTTTGATATTGCCTTACCTGTAAGATCACATTTTTAAAAGCATGTGTCTGTTTCCTTCAATTTTACATGATCAGATGTTTTGGTGGTGCAGAGGAAGATAAATTATCACACTTTTGTGTTGTTCTAATTAGTTGTCAGTATATTGTTCAAACTAGAGCTATATGCTAGGAAAACCGCCCCAACAGTGATATTTTCATGGTACAGCTGTTCATCATCATTCCAATTAGTGATATGAATCATGGCCCGGTCCTTTAGTTAGTCTTTCCTTGCAGGTTCATATCTTCTTTCAGCCAACATGGTGCTCAATGAGACTGATTTAGAGATGATTTGGcaattatgtttcaaaatactcggtttctttctttccctcctttcctcctcctctctctgTCTGTCTGTGTGTGTGGTTCTTGCAGAAAGTTGGTCTTCTTTTGTTCAATCTCAATTATTCACAAGTTTTTTAAATTGGGAGTGAACTTTGATGAATGGGGAACCTCATAGAATAGTGATAAGAACCAAGATCTGAGTGCTCAAGGTTGGCAAGGAGAGACCAGAATGGTCCAGGTGGTGGGTAAGAGGGAATCCTTGATCTTTTAAGGTCGTTAAAAGGAGGGATTTGAGATCCTTTAGGAGGGAGGGTGTAAGGCCCCTTTGTAGGTTGCTGGTTCTTGCAGATGAGCTTGGTTGTTACAAGACAAAAATGACTCACAAACAGGTGATGCCCCTTCTTTGTTCACAAATTTGATGGAAAGCAGGCTCCCACTAACCTGCAACCTGTGGAGCTGCCTTTCCCTAATTCAGCCTGGTGATGCATCAGTGAGTTAGTGGAGGAGGTGAATGCTATCTCTAAAGGTGTTATGAGACGAAATTGACTCACAAACAGGTGATGCCTTTCTTTGTTGACAAATTGGACTGAAAGCAGTCTCCTGCTAACCTGCAATCTGTGGGGCTGCCTTTCTATAATTCGGTCTGGTGATACATTAATGAGTTAATGGAGGGAGATGAGTGCTCTCACCAATGGTGTTATGAGACAAAAGTGATCCACAAACAGGTGATACACTGTCTATTGTTGACAAATTGGACAGAAAGTTGCTTACACTAACCTGCTACCAACAGAGCTGCCTTTCCCTAATTTGATCTGGTGATTCCTCCATGAGTTAATGAAGGCAGGTGAATGCTCTCTCCAATGGTGCCACTTTCCTGATAAGTgtatttgttcttcttctcttctccctttGATGGGCCCCGTTTGTGGTGGACCAAGCTCCTTGGGAAAACTCTTAATTCATGTCTCCATTCCACAAGTCTTTGAGGGTTTTGAGGTTAGATCTCTAGCTTTCAGGCTTAGAGTTCAAGGTAGTGTGTTCTGCTGAAGGGGTGATTTGGATGGGGGTCAAGCGCCTTGGCAGAACTCTTAATTTATGGCTCCATTCCACAAGTATCTTGAGGGTCTGATTTTGATCCCTAGCTTCCAGGCTTAAAGGACAAGGTATTGTGTTCTGCTGAAGGGGTGGTTGTCAGGATGAATCTTCTGGCTGAGGCACAGTTGATGGCTAAGGGTGAGAGATGGTTACTTCGAAGAACAGGCTCAAGGAGAACAGTGAACCGCTTGTAGCCAACTGATGCGATTGGCTTCATAAATTTCCCTTAGCTCTAGTGATCTGGTGTTGCCATGTGGTGGGTAAAGGTGCTATGTCATGGAAGGTTGTTATGCTGTGTGGGCCTTTTGGCCCTCACCAGATGCACCCACAATTGTCATCAATTAGTAATCAAAATCTATCTATTATCATGTTGCATGCTTTAGAATAGTTGCATCTTGTGTTAGCATGCTTCATGGATTGTTTTTAGTAACTGCtattattttttgagttttaaagTATCATGATTACAATCTTTGAgaagtagattttttttttttttgttattctgttttggtagtgttgtgatcatcaaaactaataattCTGACAAGAAAGCATGTAAAGCTGTATAGACTGACATTAATGTTATGGAAAAAGTATGCATATCACACAGttcaaacaaaaatcagtaATTCAATGTTTTAAAATCGAGCACATTTATATTTCAGAATCACAAAAAAAGGCATTTGAGAAGTGTCTGGTGTTGGTTTTTCTAATGTCTTCACATGGACAACCCACTTTCTAGAAGTGTTTGTACTTCTTAAAGAATGATTATTCCCATTGTTATTGTAACATACTGTTATCTTTTTTTCTGGTTAAAATTATTGCCAAAGGCACCAACTGGTGAAACCATGCATGTGTAACGTAAACTTCAATGCAATAAGCTGAAGTCCTAAATTTCCCCTGTATTCAAAGAACACTtgcagaacacacacacacacacacacacacacacacacacacacacactatctATCAGACTATTTCCTTTTGAAATCTGTGTTCTCCTTATCTCATTGTTTTTTAGTTGTTTATATCACATTCATGTACTTACAAGGGTTCATGATTATTACTATCATGCGAATAGGCATCAGAACTACCCCTCATATTGGGCATGTAATAATTGGGAATCCATTGGATTATGTTTCAGGCCTCGCATGTTCTTCCATCTAATTTTGAAGAAGTGGCAACTGGGGTTCTGAAGGTTTTGAATAATTTGGCTCTAATAGACATTACTTTCACACAGAGGATGCTAGTAAGTCattcttttttgtaattattttaagttttcatttaTATCATAAGATAACTCTAGCTCCCTGAACTTGGCTTCTATTTTGATGTTAtggatttcaatttttttggataCATGCTGTGTGATTTCATAAATGGATTTATCTactcaattttccttttttcttctttcacaggCCAGGCCAGACCTGAAAATGGAATTCTTCCACTTGATGAGTTTTCTGCTTTCCCATTGCACAAACAAGTGGAGAGTAGCTACTGATCAGGTGATTCTACATgctatttcattttatttgttgatataTACCATGCACTCACACTTTTGTAGATGTGAAGACCttggaaaatatatgtatatatgtacttATGTTCCTGCTGCACATGCTTCAGTAGTAAAACACTAGATGATGATTCAACCATTGTCTATGAGAATTATaacagaaaaatgaatttttgtcaACTTTCTGCATTCTTGTGATACTTTCTGATCTTGGCGTTGAAGTTATAATGGAagctcaaatattttattagggAAGAGTTTTGGAGAAATCCTATCTGCTTTACAATATAACATGGCAAGAAGTAATTATTAAAGTCAAGAGATTAACAAGAGACACAGCAAATGGGGATGCATCCAATCACACAATGGATTTCCAGGGACGGAGATATCAACCACAAAACAAGCCGTTTAGgctatttgtttataaattgtGTATATGACTAGTTTCTAGGGTAAGGTTGCTCCATTGAGATCTAGCCTATATTTCTTTCTATGCTTGGGTTGGTCCACTCCTTATGGCTTTCATTGGTTTGCAACCTTTCCTGTTGGCTATATACTTGTCAAATGCTAGTCAGACTAggttttcaatttcttttcctaGCTATGGACTAATCTAATCATACAAAAACAATGATTGGGTTTCTGGCTCAGAACAGGTTGCATCAGACTTTATGAAAGCTAAGGGTGGGTTTCTGGCTCACAACTAGTCACATCATTACTTTGGATAGAACCTGGTCGTACACTGGGCTAATGTTGCTGATAGCAGACAGTTTTCCCACACTAGCTACTCACATGAGGGGAAATATGTTGAATCACTACTTGCTTCTTCCATTTACTTGTAAAACATCTCATGAACTTTGATGGCTTGTATGGCTCCTGGAATTAATTTTGCATCCTTTTGGGTTCTTACAAATATAAGTCATGACAACCCCCTGTATGCGTAACAAGGATTTTAGACGGGCTGTCTTAAAGCCGTGATTTTCGATTTGTTTCTAATCCACTGCAACAAGGCCATGTATTCATATGATGGAAATTTGAGACATGAGCTTTCACACCAGTGCTTTGAGGTGTAAGTTTGCCTTTCCTGAAAATTGTGGATTATATATATCAGATATTGGCAATGTTGACCTAGTTTTACTTTTATGGCATTTGCAATATTTGGCCAATATTTGTCTCCTGTGTGAAACTGTTGCTCTTAATTTTATGGAGGTTTGGGTAGGTATCCTTGAGCTGTATGCACAATTCATGGATCCTGCACAGTGGATAGTATGCTAAAATTCATATAGCCGagccacctagtgggattaagctTGGTGTGGTAGTTGCACTAATTCATGGCAGtaacattaattatatgaaaactACCCTTGTCTAATACTGCTTGTTTACAATTTCCACGTGTTACAGGCGGGCTTGCTTCTGCTGGAATCTTTACTACTACTTGGCTATTTTGCTTTGTTCCATCCTGAAAATCAAGCTGTACTTAGATGGGGAAAGAGCCCTACCATTCTTCATAAGGTCTAGTGGAATCTTCACAAAACTTGTATTGTATACTAATTTGCTTCAATATTCTAACTGTTGAAGTGGAAGAACAGGTATGCGATCTACCTTTTGTGTTCTTCAGCGACCCTGAGTTGATGCCAGTCTTAGCTGCTACACTAGTTGCTACCTGCTTTGGTTGTGAGCAGAACAAGGATGTAGTTCAGCAAGAACTTAGTACTGATATGCTTCTCTCCTTGATAAGATCTTGCCGAAATGGTTTGCCTGCAGTTCAATCTAGTTCTACCTCAGCCAATCCTCTGACAGAATGCGCTAGTGAATCTAATCAGCTGGGCCCTGAATCTCGTAGACTTCAAGTTCAAGGTGAGATGATCCTTAGATCTGGCCGTTACAATCTAAGAAGCACCCGAATTCCTTCTGGAAGGGGTGGTTCTTCTGCAAACAGCATCAGATCCAGCAAGACGCGAAACCAGAAAGAAAGCAAAGCACTGAAACTTGGAGGCGAAGAAACGTCTCTGAAACAAAATCAGTCAGCTTCAGAAACCTCCTCTACTTTGATGCTACATTCCAGATTTTCTGGAAGCTTCATTGATAGGGCAGAGCAGTTTTTTGCGGCAGAAAACACCAGTTTTATCAACGAGGTATGAGTTTATGTAATACTTGTACACGCTGGAAGTGTGATTCTGGTCTCTATTATTTAACCAGTGGACAGTGCGAGCcataattatagaaaatcttgtGGGCTTCTCATATGATCAACTGTAACATGTTATAAGAGATGCCTGCATAATCATAGGGGTGAGATCTGGGTTCACATTTTGGAAGCTAATGGTCAAATCTTAAATCttgttttctttgtgagaaTCGCTTGAAGCGGAAGTAACCTAAGTTGCAAAATATTAGGTTTTTAAGAGGGTATGTGAAAACTTGGAAATGTGGATGAGAATAGCCATGTAAGGAAGGGAAGGCATGCGAGTAAGGCAGCAGGCATTGCTTTCCCAGAAAAAGGCACAAATCTTTGCAGTATTCATGACCCCTATTAACGACGGGTACAAACTGCTAAATTTAGGGGTTcctatttgaatttgaatgaatACCGCCACCTATTTTGTATCCGTACTATTGATCTGACTGGCTTGGAAAGATGAAGGGTAAGTTTCATGTGGTGGTATCTCTGGAGTGATCACTTatgtgttttcaaaataaataaataaataaataattgaacaaAAAGACTCGTCTTGTATCAAAACGGGTTTTGACGGACAGGAACCCAAATGGCTGGGTGAGAGAGGAATTACTTAGAAGGAATGACTGGCTGCGAACAAATCGAGCGAACAACTAGCCGTGAGGCTTCGGGATTCAATGATCGAGAGGGGGCGATCTTCGGTGAAGGAACGATGACTTGAACCGGAAGCGAGGGATCGACGGAACAGTAAGTGCTCGACTGAGATAATGGACTTGGGATTCAGAAACAaagggaaagaggaagaaaaaagaagaaagaagactgaaaaaagaggaaaaaatggGCTTTGGCCATTGAGATGTGTGCGTGAGTGATCGCCTGAGTGATTGTCATCAGAAACTCATTTTGGGccattttatgtaaattgtaaAATGATCTCGAATGTTTCTAGCATTTATCGTTTCGAAATGTTtggatttttttctctattttctgaAATAGAAATGCCAAAATGACATCTTCAAGCCATTTTCGTGCTTCATTAGTGGCTAGTTTAGTTTATTTGATCTAAAGtttggataaaaatatatttttttgtgttgaCTTTATGTTTATGGTTTGTAAGCTATTTCATGTGAGATTAATTAGTGTAAACCTAAAATCAATAAGTTTGATTTCTCCTATTAAGATGAACAAAGAAATTAAGGTCATAACTCATAACGTAATAACGTGTTGGTCTTTTAAGTTCATTGGGCCTGGGCGATACCTAATAAAATTAGATTAGGAAGAAATCTTAATAAGAGTTTGGCTTTTATTGAAATATAGCTCAGTCTTTTTTATATGATTATAGAATTATTCAACTAGAAATCCTTTTAATGTGGGAGGATTCTAATTTTTGAGTTGTGGTAATTAAAAGTGAGTCCTTCGTAAGatgttatttcttaaataaaattatatgaatatgTTACATCAATTAAATTGGTGGATGAAGATTAATAATTGTGCGTTAATGATTTCaattcaagttttgaaaacttcaaaCACTTGATCTCCCACTattcttttataaaagaaattattgacTTGGCAATAGAAGTTTAGCAAAATATAATTGATCTCATGAATAACATTTTGTATTCAGTATTATCtgattttacaaattttatataaaattgttaGTTACATTTTTTCTAATGTCACAGACAAAGAAAAATGACAGATAGCATGTTATGTTAGGAAGAGAATTAGGTACCTTTGATGTATGAGTTCGCTCATGTAccaaatgaataaaattatcacgtcatttaataattttaaatttaattaatttttatttttatatttcactaaatctataaaattatttattaaagatgatgtttgttaaaatgagcaagataagataATATCGAGATAAGATTGAGATACTTTTCAgaccaagatatgaaatgatcaagataagatcGAGAAGCATtataaaatttctatcaaactgtttattaaattttttaaaattcattaataactgtattttttctttccatgaatttgttaatacatatgataagtactaatataaggatttttttatcaaaatattcttgaattcatttaaaattatttgttaacatcataagtagttatttttaaaaataaatatcatgctcttttataacaatataataaaaatcagCCATAggcaaataaaatagaaatataaaataaatagacgtaatgaaAGAGACACCTATCAACATCAAACCTATTTATTTCTAGCCGTTACTGAATTCTTTTTGTTATATGAACAAAAAGGACGCGTAGAGTAACCGCTTCCGCTCC from the Diospyros lotus cultivar Yz01 unplaced genomic scaffold, ASM1463336v1 superscaf1, whole genome shotgun sequence genome contains:
- the LOC127793272 gene encoding uncharacterized protein LOC127793272, with amino-acid sequence MLTEHMVEKNPKYVDHLKKQTPLFERDKEKRNGPSWKSMDAWKEKRNWEDILASPMRVSSRLSHSPGISRKSAERARILHDKLMTPEKKKKSALDLKKEAEEKHARAMRIRSELENERVQKFQRNSEKLNRVNEWQAVRSMKLREGMYARHQRSESRHEAFLAQVVKRAGDESIKVNEVRFITSLNEENKKFILRQKLHDSELRRAEKLQVMKSKQKEDMAREEAVLERKKLIEAEKLQRLAETQRKKEEAQVRREEERRASSAAREAKAIEQLRRKEVRAKAQQEEAELLAQKLAERLSESEQRRKFYLEQIREKASMDFRDQSSPLQRRSVNKEGLGRSTLPCNGEEQQANVTSLGGSTLQNGTLTLQHSLKRRIKKIRQRLMALKYDFPEPPVENAGIGYRTAVGTARVKIGRWLQELQRLRQARKEGADSIGLITSEMIKFFEGKDPEVQASRQTGLLDFIASALPASHTSKPEACQVTIYLLRLLRVLLSVPMNRSYFLAQNLLPPIIPMLAAALENYIKIAASSNIPGSSNLLPSKTSVENLESISEALDGFLWTVASIIGHASSDERQIQMQDGLQELILAYQVIHRLRDLFALYDRPQVEGSPFPSSILLSINLLAVLTSRSRTGSSIDWESFPIEVVPENMTSKPKIEEGAEFGCSSVINSNGEDRPQLSSLNGGTAVPLPDVPEDRPLDESCMVTRSNVSVVNAKDSDNLEVFNTKMDATDILFKSQHVLIDNAANSSVLQKDEKNSLNDGAAQKNENKLSLKAPVTFLLSAISETGLVCLPSLLTAVLLQANNRLSSDQASHVLPSNFEEVATGVLKVLNNLALIDITFTQRMLARPDLKMEFFHLMSFLLSHCTNKWRVATDQAGLLLLESLLLLGYFALFHPENQAVLRWGKSPTILHKVCDLPFVFFSDPELMPVLAATLVATCFGCEQNKDVVQQELSTDMLLSLIRSCRNGLPAVQSSSTSANPLTECASESNQLGPESRRLQVQGEMILRSGRYNLRSTRIPSGRGGSSANSIRSSKTRNQKESKALKLGGEETSLKQNQSASETSSTLMLHSRFSGSFIDRAEQFFAAENTSFINEV